The Novibacillus thermophilus genome segment CGAACGGGACATAGACGACATCATCCAAGCTGTACGTAAGGTCGCAAACCATTTGACTGCATAAGGTAGACGACAGTTGAGGAGGGTGTGCTTTTGTGGGACATGAGATGAAAATAGGCATGATCGGTTTGGATACGTCGCACGCACCGGCTTTTACCGAGTTGCTAAACGATCCCGGCCACCAATATCACGTTCCCGGGGGAAAGGTGATTGCCGCTTTCCCCGGAGGGTCACCGGATTTTGAATTGAGCTACTCCCGCGTTGACACGTATGCGAATCAACTTCGGGAACATTACGGTGTCACGATCGTCGATTCTCCCGAAGCGGTGGCAAAACAGTGCGACGCCATTTTGTTAGAATCTGTCGACGGGCGCGTTCACGTGGAACAGTTTAAGCGCATTGCACCTTATTGCAAACCAACGTTTATTGACAAACCGTTTGCCGTTTCTAGCGCTGATGCCGAAATGATCTTACGAGAAGCAGAGAAATACCGAGTCCCTGTGATGAGCTGCTCGGCGCTCAGGTATGCCGAAGGGTTTAGGGGGGCCCTCGATGACGAAGAGAGCGGTCCTGTTATTGGCGTAGACGCTTACGGCCCGATGGAGCTCCAACCGACCCAACCGGGGTTGTTTTGGTATGGCATTCACACAGTGGAAATGCTTTTTGCCGCCCTGGGAAGAGGGTGCCGACACGTGAGAGCGGAAGCGAACGATGACTTCGATGTCGTCGTCGGAGTCTGGTCAGACGGACGCTTGGGAACCGTGCGAGGAAACCGTCAAGGGAATCGAACGTTTGGCGCACTTCTTCATCGGAACGAGAGGACGCACTTCGTAGACGTGTACGCAGATGAAAAACCTTACTACGCCAGTTTGTTGGAGCATATAATGACAATGTTCAAGACGGGAGAAGCCCCCATACATCCAGAAGAAACTTTGGAAATCGTTCGTTTCATCGAAGCAGCGAATGAAAGTCGCAACAGTGGAAAGACGGTCCGCTTATAAACGCATGGCTTGTGTGCCTCAATTTTTACGATGAAGGGATGTTGATCACTTGCTTAAGGGAATCAACCAGTGGTGCTTTCCACAGGGCACTTCTTTGGAAGAAGTTTTTGAACACTCCAGTTCTGCCGGTTTCGACGTCGTTGAATTAAATCTCAACCCTGTCGGCGGAGTCGGGCTCACGATGGACACAACGGTGAAAGAAGCGGAGGCGATCGGGAAACTCGCTCTGAAATACGGTTTAAACCTCCAAAGTTTGTCGACAGGGTTGTTGTGGGAATCGCCCCTTTCAGATCCAGATCCTAATGTCCGGGAACAAGGGAGAAAAGTCGTGTTAAAGCAACTGGAATTGGCAGAAATACTCGGCATTGATACAGTTTTGGTCGTGCCAGGCGTTGTGAACGCAAACACGCCTTATGAGGTGTGTTACAAAAACAGTCAGGAAGAGATTCACAAACTGATTACAACAGCGGAACAGCGAAACGTCGTCATCGGGATCGAAAACGTGTGGAATAAATTTTTGCTTTCTCCTCTCGAGATGGCCGCGTACGTCGATCAGTTTGAGTCGGACTGTGTAGGCGTGTACTTCGACGTCGGAAATGTCCTCCCATTCGGTTATCCAGAACAGTGGATCCGCCTTTTAGGAGAGCGAATTCGAAAGGTACACGTGAAGGATTTCTGTACGAAGGTAGGGAACATAGACGGTTTTGTCCCTCTATTGGCCGGAGATGTCAATTGGAAAGCAGTGTATGCGGCGTTATGTGAGGTCGGTTACGATGGCGCACTTACCGCTGAGCTCAGTCCATACAAACAGGCGCCGTTTCAGCTCATTTACGACACGTCTCGGCATTTGGACATGATCATGAGACGTGCAAGTATAAGGGAGGAGCGGTAATCTTGCGAGTCGGGATGGTTGGAGCTGGCGGGATCGCCAGCACCCACTTGCACCATTTGAATCTCAACGAGCAAGTGGAACTCGTCGCCGTTTGCGACATAAATGAAGACGTATTGAGTGCGAAAGCGACAGAGTACGGTGCCGCACCGTACCGTGACGTGGAAAAAATGCTGGATAAGGAAAAATTAGATGTCCTGTTCGTCTGCGTACCTCCTTTTGCCCACGGCACCATCGAAGAAGAAGCGGCAGCGCGGGGGATTCATCTTTTTGTGGAGAAACCGGTCGGCTTGGACATGAACACTGTAAAGCAAAAAGCGAAGGCGATTGAAGCATCCGGTGTTTTGGCAGGTACCGGCTATTGTCTGCGGTACCTCGATACCGTTCAGAGATTGAAGGAATACATAATAGACAAAACGGTCGCCATGGTTCGCGGTTACTATTTAACAATGTTTGTTTCGACGCCGTGGTGGCGGGACATGTCCAAATCGGGCGGGCAGCTCGTCGAACAGGCGACACACATTGTCGACCTCATGCGCTACTTCGCAGGGGATGTGGAGAAGGTATCTGCGGACATGGCCCTGTGTGCCATGCACGATGTCGAAGGACTGAACATCCCCGATGTAGGGTCAGTGAACGTAGTGTTTACATCCGGTGCAATTGGACATATGGCGACGTCCTTCACCCAACCGGACCACCGTTCGGGTGTGGAAATTTTGGGACGGGACTTCCGCGCCGTGATAGATGGGACTACCCTCTCAATCGCAGAAGGGGACTGCACGACAACGTACAGAAGCAGTGTCGATTTTTACAAAGAACAGGACGATGCGTTTATCGAAGCCGTTAAAACGGGTAATCCGAGTTTAATACTGGCACCGTTCAAAGAAGCAGTGAAGACATTGCAAATAACTTTGGCTGCAAACGAATCCGCGAAAAGCGGGAGCAGTGTCTGGTTAAGATGACTCGCCAGCGAAAAAAGTTCGGGAGGGTTCACCTTGAAATTAGCCCTTAGCATGTGGAGTGTGCACCGCACGGTACAAGAAAGAGATTGGACTGTCATCGACTTTTTATCCTACTGTCGGGACGAAGGTGTCGAAGAAGTAGAATTGCTGGACGTCTTTTGGCATGACGTCGAGAGGGAGTTGCCGAGGGTGATTCAGTACGCCTCTGATTGCGGGATACGCATCGCGAGCTACGCAGTTGGAAACGATCTCGTGCAATTCGACAGAGGCGAGCGAAAGAAGGAGTTGAAAAAAGTACTAGACGGCATAAACATCGCTAGAAGGCTAGGTGTGCACATCGTTCGCGTCTTTGCCGGCGACGTAAAAAAAGGTTTGTCGTATGAGGAGGGCAGAGGGTGGATTATAGACGGATTGAAAAAAGCGACAAAAGTGGCTGAAGAACAAAACATAATGCTCTGTTTAGAAAACCACGGCCATTTTGCCGGAAAGAGCGAACAAGTGAAAGACATCGTCGAACAGGTCAATAGTAACGCGTTCCGTTTGACGTACGATGTCGGGAACTTTTTACTGGTGGATGAAAACCCTTTAGAAGCGCTTGACGCTTTACTGCCGTATGTAGAGCACGTACACGTAAAAGATTTTAAATTGCAAACCGGCGGGCGTTTCCGATCCTTGACCGGGAAAGTGTATGAGGGCGTCTCGGTCCATGAAGGCGATGTCAACGTGCCGGTTGTGCTAGAGCGGCTGAAGAACTGCGGGTACAAAGGGGCTATTGTGTTGGAATACGAAGGAGCTGGGAGCGAACTGGAGGGGATACAGAGGGGGTATCGCAACTTTGAAAAAATAGTCAGTCGACGATAGGTGAAAAGATAGTTTGTCTCACTCTCTGAAATGGAGGGAGAGTTTTGATGCGTAAACCGTTCATACTCCTTTTGATTTTAATCTCCTTACTCGTCGGGTGTGGCAGTGGACAAACGGACGGGGCAGTGGAGTTAGATGTAGCCTTGTGGGACCCTGATGTGAGTGAAGCAGTGGCAAAGTCAGTTCAGGCGTTTGAGGAGAAACACCCTGACGTCAATGTGAACGTCACCTACACGCCGTACAATGACTACTTCACGAGACTGCGCACGAGCTTGGCAGGCAAGAAAGGGCCTGACGTGTTTTGGATGAACGGGCCAAACTTTTATCAATATGCCTCTTTAGGGTTAATAAAAAATCTGCAACCTTTAATTGAACGCGACAATCTGGATACGAGTGTCTACACGCCTGCACTCAAAGAATTGTATGCTTACGACCAGAAATTGTATGGACTTCCATATTTTCAAGACGTCATCGGCTTGTTCTTCAACAAAAAACTGTTTGATGAGGCGGGCATTCCATACCCCGACGAAACTTGGACGTGGGAGACTGTTGAAGAGGTGGGGAGGAAGCTGACCGATAACAAGAACGGCATCTACGGGTACATCGCCCCGTATTCGAATCAGCAAGGATATTACAATTACATCCACCAAGCAGGCGGTTACGTCATCAATGAGGACAAAACTCTGTCAGGCTTTGATGCTCCAGAGGCGAAGTCTGCGTTCAAATGGATGAAAAGGATGATGGACGAAGGAATATCTCCAACGGCTAAAACGCAGATTGAATCAGGGATTAACCAAATATTCGGTTCAGGAAAAGCGGCAATGCTGCCACAGATTTCCGTGAACGCCCCCGTTTTGTATGACATGCTGGGAGAGGATTTAGGGGTCGCCCCTTTGCCAAAAGGGAAAGAGCGAGCAACGATCATTCACGGGCTCAGCTGGGTGATGAACAGCAATACAAAAAGTGAAAAGCTCGCATGGGAGCTGTTGAAAACATTGTCAAACGAACAGTCTGAACAGTGGCTGGCTGAAACAGGGTTTAGCATCCCGGCTTACAAAGGGACAGAGGAAGCTTGGATTAAATCCATTCCTTCTGTCGATTTGCAGGTGTTTATCGACAGTCTTGAATTCGGGGTCCCTTACCCCGTGTCTGAAAATACGACAAAATGGCAGGATGTTGAAAACGAAGAAATACAAAAAATGCTTTTAGGCCAAACGTCGATCGATGAAGCGACAGAGGCCGTGGCCGAGAAGATGAACGAAATTTTAGCTGATCAGAGTAAAGGGCCTTGACAAAACTGAATCGCTTGTAACCGTCTTACGGTTAGGAAGGGAGGGTGACAGGTGAAGCAACCAGTCTTTTCAACCACAGTACGCCAAAGGAAGCCTGTTGGGCATAGATCGAAGGCCAAAAGGAAAGAAGCGATGTGGGCTTATTTGTTCATAGCGCCTTTAGTGTGTGGGCTGGGCATTTTTTATATGGCGCCTGCCGTAACATCCTTTTATCTGTCCTTGACCGAGTGGGACGGATTGACCACTCCCCATTTCATCGGTGTGCAAAATTTCATTGACTTGATGCAAGACGGGACATTTTTGCGGTCCGTGTGGAATACGGTCCTTTTTACACTAGGAGCTGTACCTTGTTCCATTGCGCTGGCCACAGTCATCGCGGTGCTGCTGAACCAGAAGATTAAAGGAGCGGTCTTTTACCGCACGTTGTTTTTTATACCGGCCATTACGATGCCGATCGCAGTTGGGATGGTCTGGAAGTGGCTGTACAACTCGGACTTCGGTATGATCAACGTGGTCCTCGGTTTTTTGCGGCTCCCTCAACCTGAATGGATTTTTGACGAAAGAGTCGCACTCCTTTCCGTCATTGTCGTGCAAATCTGGATGACGGTAGGATACAATATTGTCATTTTACTTGCAGGCCTCCAAAGTATTTCTACTTCTTACTACGAAGCTGCCACACTGGATGGAGCAACTGATTTTCACAAGTTCTTGCATGTTACGCTGCCCTTGTTGACACCCAGTTTATTCTTCGTTTTAGTCACGTCGTTGATCAGCTCGTTGCAAGTGTTCGATTTGATCTTTGTCATGATCGGGGATAACTTTGCGCTGCTCGAGCCAACCCGGACAGTCGTGTACGGGGTGTGGGAGAGCGGATTTAAATACTTTGAGATGGGGTATGCTTCCGCACAAGCCTTAATTTTGTTCACCGTGATTCTCGTGCTCACCCTTTTTCAGTTCTATTTTCAGAAAAAGTGGGTTCATTATCAGTGATGGGAGAAAGGAGGGCAAGTGGTGTATCCGTCGACTAAAAAAGTTGCCATCCACTTGGTGCTCATAGTGGGATCGCTCGTCATGGTCGCCCCTTTTTTGTGGATGTTGTTCACGTCTTTCAAATCGTTTGCCGAATCGATGCAAGTGCCGCCGACGATTTTACCGAAAGTGTGGAGACTGGATAATTACGTCGAGGTCTTCGAGAAAGTCAACTTTTTGACCTATTACCTGAACACGATCTCGGTCACAGTGGGCCGAACAGTCGGTCAGCTCATCCTTTGTTCTTTAGCGGCTTTTGCTTTTGCAAGAATGTCGTTTCCGGGGAAAAATGTCATTTTCATCGCTTTGCTCTCAGTTTTGATGGTCCCTTCTCAAGTCGTGATGATCCCAAGCTTTGTCATTGTCAGGGAGTTGGGGTGGTTTGACACACTTTACGCGTTAATTGTACCGGGTATTTTCAGCGCATTTGGGACTTTTTTGCTGCGCCAATTTTTCATGTCGATCCCGAGAGAATTGGATGAAGCGGCTAAAATTGACGGATGTTCTTACTTTGGAATTTACTGGAGAGTTGTGCTCCCCTTGTCGAAGCCGGCGTTAGTCGCTCTCGCGATTTTTACAATTTTAAATGCGTGGAACGATTTTCTTTGGCCCCTCGTCGTTACAAGCTCGGATTCGATGAGGGTACTGTCGATCGGAATAGCGTCGTTCCAAGGGGAGTATGCGACGGAGTACCCGTTGCTGATGGCCGGGGCTTTGATGGCTTCCTTGCCGTTGATTCTCATTTTTATCTTTTTACAGCGGTACTTTATTGAAGGGATTACAATGACCGGGATGAAAGGGTGATGTCAAGAGAACGTCTTTAAATGCCTAAAAGAGAATGTGAGAAGGAAATGAGTGCGAAAAGACTTATAATTGAGGAGAATGAAGACTATGTTAAATGTGGCTGTTATCGGATTAGGAACGATGGGGAACGTGCACGTTGAGGCGTGGTCCCGTATTTCCGACGTTAATGTAGCTGCTGTGTCGGCACTGGACCGAGAAAAAACTGAAGCTGTGGCCTCTCGGTATGGTGCAAAACCGTATTCTCAACTGGAAGCACTCTTGGAACAGCCAGATATCGACCTCGTCGACATTTGTTTGCCGACTTATCTTCATAAACAGTTTGTGACCAAAGCAGCGGAAGCGGGCAAGCACATCATTTGTGAAAAGCCTCTCGGGCTGGACGTGAAGGAAGCTCGAGACATGATAGACATTTGCGAGCAAAACGGCGTTGAACTGTACGCGGCGCAAGTCGTCCGCTTTTTTCCCGAATATGTGAATGCCCGTGTACAGGTGAAAAAGGGCAAGATCGGAAACCCGGGGATCGTGCGCTTGTCGCGCGGAGGCCCATTTCCGCGGGCGTGGGAAAATTGGTATGCCGACGAAAAGAAGAGTGGCGGGCTCATTCTCGATATGATGATTCACGATTTCGATTGGCTCAGGTGGACATTCGGAGAAGTGGAGCGAGTCATGGCCCGTCGCGTTGTGCGTTCAGAGGGGACAAATCCGCTGCAGTACGTACTCGTGACACTGAGAACAGAAGACGGAGTGATAGCACACGTGGAAGGGACGTGGGCCCACCCTTCGTTTCGCACCTCGTTTGAAATTGCCGGGGACAAGGGGATGATCGTGCACGACAGCCGAGACAGCGCTCCCCTCTCCCTTCAGTTGCGCGCACATGAGGATAAAGGGGTGGATCCAGGTGTTGCAGTGCCGGAAAGCCCTCTTCACAAAGACCCCTACCAAAGGCAGTTAGAACATTTCTCGAGATGCCTTATGACCGGTGCCCGCCCAATCGTGACGGCGCATGACGCATTGAAAGCCGTTGAGATTTCACAGGCTGCGCTAAAATCTGCATCCTCCGGAAAACCGGTAGAAATTGTAAAATACGAGGTGAATTGACGTGAACATTGGCATGATCAGCTTTGCTCACATGCACGCGAACAGTTATGCGAAACATTTACACCGTCATCCTGAATCAGAGTTAACAGCGATTTGGGACGATGATCCTTCCAGGGGACAGCGAGCTTCAGACGCATTTGGCGCGCGTTACTACGACGACCTCGACCAGTTCTTACATTCTGATGTCGACGCCGTTTTGGTTTGTTCGGAGAACGCCAAGCACCGGGATCACGTCGTGAAAGCCTCTCAGGCAGGCAAACACGTCTTGTGTGAAAAGCCGATAGCGACAGAAATACGCGATGCGGAAGAGATGATCGACTCCTGCAGGGAGCACGGCGTTATTCTCCAAATCGCTTATCCCGTTCGCTTTGCTCCGTCTGTAGAGAGAGTGCGAGACATGGTTCAAAACGGTGAGTTAGGGGACATTTTAGCCATTAACGGAACGAACCACGGGCAGATGCCTGGAGGTTGGTTTGTTCAGAAGGAGATGTCCGGGGGAGGCGCAGCCACGGATCACATCGTTCACGTTATGGACCTTGTACGTTGGATGTTGAACGATGAAGTTAAAAGTGTGTATGCGGAAATGGATACGCGCTTTTACGACATCGATGTGGAAGATTGCGGGATTGTCTCGCTGGAGATGGAGTCTGGAACGATCGTCACCATTGACCCGAGCTGGTCACGGCCGAAGACGTTCCCGATGTGGGGAGACGTCAAAATGGAAATGATCGGGACAAAAGGAACGCTTTCAGTAGACGTGTTCAAGCAGTCTGTTCTTTATTTCAATGACCGAGATGGCAAGGTGCAACAGCTGCCATGGGCAGAAGATATGGACAGACGCTTGATAGACGACTTCTTGGACTGTATTAAACACAACCGAGCCCCTTCCATCACTGGAGAAGACGGGCTGCGCACATTAGAGGTCGTCAAAGCGGCGTATGAGTCCCATGAGTCAAAAAAAGTCGTGCAGCTGACGAGACGCTAAAAACTATCTATTTGAATTAAAGACAATTAATAGACTTGTCTGTAAAGGGAACGAACCGATAGAATATGAGGACACCATGATCGAAAGGAAGTTAACCGTTAAATGAGAACAGTCCGTGAATTGGAAAAGGTCTTGGCAGAGCCGTCAGATTCTTTGATGCGCGATATGGCAGCATTGGACGGTGATATTCTTATCCTCGGCGTCGGTGGCAAAATGGGCCCTAGTCTTGCACGGTTGGCGCGAAACGCTATTCAGCAGGCTGAGGTAGATAAAGAAGTGATAGGCGTTTCCCGCTTTTCATCCGGTAGATTGCGCGAAGAGCTTGAGGCAGACGGCATTAAGACAATGGCGGTCGATTTACTTGAAGAAGAGCAGTTGAAATCGCTTCCGGAAGTGAAAAACGTCATCTTTATGGCTGGCAACAAGTTTGGGACGACGGGAAACGAACACTTTAGTTGGGCCATGAACACCTACTTGCCAGGGCGGGTGGCTGAAAAATTTAGGAAATCCCGCATCGTCGCTTTTTCCACTGGAAATGTGTATCCGCTCACACCCCTTGCGCTAGGGGGAGCATCGGAAGATTACCCGCCGAACCCCGTTGGGGAGTACGCCCAGTCATGTTTGGGGCGGGAACGCGTTTTGGAGTACTTTTCACACAAGTACGGGACACCCGTCGTCCTTTTCCGGTTGAATTATGCCATTGACATGAGGTACGGAGTTCTTCTAGAAATTGCAAAAGCCGTTAAAGAACAGGAACCTATAGATCTCGCGATGGGGCATGTAAACGTCATTTGGCAAGGGGACGCAAACGAAATGGCGATTCGCGCATTCACGTGTTGTTCCAGTCCGCCACGCGTTTTAAACGTGACGGGACCGGAAACAGTGTCCGTTCGCTGGTTAGCTGAACGATTCGGAGAATTGTTCGACGTTACTCCACGATTTGTAAATGAAGAACAGGACACGGCCCTGTTAAGCAATGCATCCCGGTCGCACCAGTTGTTCGGATACCCGAGAGTCTCTCTGTTGCAGATGGTGGAGTGGACCGCTCAATGGGTAGAAGCAAACGGCTTGACCATAGACAAACCGACCCATTTTCAAGAGAGACAGGGGGCGTTTTAGCCGTGGCTGACCAAAAAACGTTACCCCCTTCCGTAAAAAGGGCGTTGCACGATGGCGTTGTCATTCCGGCACACCCCCTCGCCCTTACCGCTGCCCGAACGTTGGACGAGCGGAGGCAAAAAGCCCTCACGCGGTATTACATCGCTTCCGGAGCTGGCGGTATTGCCATAGGAGTGCATACGACCCAGTTCGAAATTCGAGACAAAGACGTCAATTTGTTTGAACCCGTACTGCGGTTAGCCGCTGAAACTGTGGAAGAGGCCGTGCTGGACCGACCGTTTGTCAAAGTTGCGGGCGTTTGTGGTCCGACAGCGCAAGCTGTATCAGAGGCACAGATCGCCGCTGATCTCGGCTACGATCTGGGGCTCGTCAGCTTAGGCGGATTAAGTGACTGGACAGATCGAGAACTGATTCAGCACGTTGAAAAAGTAGCCGACATTCTGCCTGTTTTTGGTTTTTACTTACAGCCTTCCGTTGGCGGTCGGAGGCTGAGTTACGACTTTTGGCGTGAACTTGCAGAAATGCCAAACGTCATGGCGATTAAGATCGCACCGTTTAACCGATACCAAACGTTAGATGTTGTGAGGGCCGTATGCCATTCGAGTCGCAGTGACGAGATCGCGCTGTACACAGGAAATGACGACAACATTGTGGCGGATCTCCTGACAACGTACCGTTTTTGCGTAGAAGGGAAAGTAGTCGAAAAGCGTATAGTCGGCGGTTTACTCGGTCACTGGGCGGTATGGACGAAAAAAGCAGTCGAACTACTGGAGGAAATCAAAACAGTTCGTGC includes the following:
- a CDS encoding Gfo/Idh/MocA family protein — encoded protein: MKIGMIGLDTSHAPAFTELLNDPGHQYHVPGGKVIAAFPGGSPDFELSYSRVDTYANQLREHYGVTIVDSPEAVAKQCDAILLESVDGRVHVEQFKRIAPYCKPTFIDKPFAVSSADAEMILREAEKYRVPVMSCSALRYAEGFRGALDDEESGPVIGVDAYGPMELQPTQPGLFWYGIHTVEMLFAALGRGCRHVRAEANDDFDVVVGVWSDGRLGTVRGNRQGNRTFGALLHRNERTHFVDVYADEKPYYASLLEHIMTMFKTGEAPIHPEETLEIVRFIEAANESRNSGKTVRL
- a CDS encoding sugar phosphate isomerase/epimerase family protein, coding for MEEVFEHSSSAGFDVVELNLNPVGGVGLTMDTTVKEAEAIGKLALKYGLNLQSLSTGLLWESPLSDPDPNVREQGRKVVLKQLELAEILGIDTVLVVPGVVNANTPYEVCYKNSQEEIHKLITTAEQRNVVIGIENVWNKFLLSPLEMAAYVDQFESDCVGVYFDVGNVLPFGYPEQWIRLLGERIRKVHVKDFCTKVGNIDGFVPLLAGDVNWKAVYAALCEVGYDGALTAELSPYKQAPFQLIYDTSRHLDMIMRRASIREER
- a CDS encoding Gfo/Idh/MocA family protein, encoding MLRVGMVGAGGIASTHLHHLNLNEQVELVAVCDINEDVLSAKATEYGAAPYRDVEKMLDKEKLDVLFVCVPPFAHGTIEEEAAARGIHLFVEKPVGLDMNTVKQKAKAIEASGVLAGTGYCLRYLDTVQRLKEYIIDKTVAMVRGYYLTMFVSTPWWRDMSKSGGQLVEQATHIVDLMRYFAGDVEKVSADMALCAMHDVEGLNIPDVGSVNVVFTSGAIGHMATSFTQPDHRSGVEILGRDFRAVIDGTTLSIAEGDCTTTYRSSVDFYKEQDDAFIEAVKTGNPSLILAPFKEAVKTLQITLAANESAKSGSSVWLR
- a CDS encoding sugar phosphate isomerase/epimerase family protein encodes the protein MKLALSMWSVHRTVQERDWTVIDFLSYCRDEGVEEVELLDVFWHDVERELPRVIQYASDCGIRIASYAVGNDLVQFDRGERKKELKKVLDGINIARRLGVHIVRVFAGDVKKGLSYEEGRGWIIDGLKKATKVAEEQNIMLCLENHGHFAGKSEQVKDIVEQVNSNAFRLTYDVGNFLLVDENPLEALDALLPYVEHVHVKDFKLQTGGRFRSLTGKVYEGVSVHEGDVNVPVVLERLKNCGYKGAIVLEYEGAGSELEGIQRGYRNFEKIVSRR
- a CDS encoding ABC transporter substrate-binding protein, which translates into the protein MRKPFILLLILISLLVGCGSGQTDGAVELDVALWDPDVSEAVAKSVQAFEEKHPDVNVNVTYTPYNDYFTRLRTSLAGKKGPDVFWMNGPNFYQYASLGLIKNLQPLIERDNLDTSVYTPALKELYAYDQKLYGLPYFQDVIGLFFNKKLFDEAGIPYPDETWTWETVEEVGRKLTDNKNGIYGYIAPYSNQQGYYNYIHQAGGYVINEDKTLSGFDAPEAKSAFKWMKRMMDEGISPTAKTQIESGINQIFGSGKAAMLPQISVNAPVLYDMLGEDLGVAPLPKGKERATIIHGLSWVMNSNTKSEKLAWELLKTLSNEQSEQWLAETGFSIPAYKGTEEAWIKSIPSVDLQVFIDSLEFGVPYPVSENTTKWQDVENEEIQKMLLGQTSIDEATEAVAEKMNEILADQSKGP
- a CDS encoding carbohydrate ABC transporter permease gives rise to the protein MKQPVFSTTVRQRKPVGHRSKAKRKEAMWAYLFIAPLVCGLGIFYMAPAVTSFYLSLTEWDGLTTPHFIGVQNFIDLMQDGTFLRSVWNTVLFTLGAVPCSIALATVIAVLLNQKIKGAVFYRTLFFIPAITMPIAVGMVWKWLYNSDFGMINVVLGFLRLPQPEWIFDERVALLSVIVVQIWMTVGYNIVILLAGLQSISTSYYEAATLDGATDFHKFLHVTLPLLTPSLFFVLVTSLISSLQVFDLIFVMIGDNFALLEPTRTVVYGVWESGFKYFEMGYASAQALILFTVILVLTLFQFYFQKKWVHYQ
- a CDS encoding carbohydrate ABC transporter permease — its product is MVAPFLWMLFTSFKSFAESMQVPPTILPKVWRLDNYVEVFEKVNFLTYYLNTISVTVGRTVGQLILCSLAAFAFARMSFPGKNVIFIALLSVLMVPSQVVMIPSFVIVRELGWFDTLYALIVPGIFSAFGTFLLRQFFMSIPRELDEAAKIDGCSYFGIYWRVVLPLSKPALVALAIFTILNAWNDFLWPLVVTSSDSMRVLSIGIASFQGEYATEYPLLMAGALMASLPLILIFIFLQRYFIEGITMTGMKG
- a CDS encoding Gfo/Idh/MocA family protein; protein product: MKTMLNVAVIGLGTMGNVHVEAWSRISDVNVAAVSALDREKTEAVASRYGAKPYSQLEALLEQPDIDLVDICLPTYLHKQFVTKAAEAGKHIICEKPLGLDVKEARDMIDICEQNGVELYAAQVVRFFPEYVNARVQVKKGKIGNPGIVRLSRGGPFPRAWENWYADEKKSGGLILDMMIHDFDWLRWTFGEVERVMARRVVRSEGTNPLQYVLVTLRTEDGVIAHVEGTWAHPSFRTSFEIAGDKGMIVHDSRDSAPLSLQLRAHEDKGVDPGVAVPESPLHKDPYQRQLEHFSRCLMTGARPIVTAHDALKAVEISQAALKSASSGKPVEIVKYEVN
- a CDS encoding Gfo/Idh/MocA family protein — its product is MNIGMISFAHMHANSYAKHLHRHPESELTAIWDDDPSRGQRASDAFGARYYDDLDQFLHSDVDAVLVCSENAKHRDHVVKASQAGKHVLCEKPIATEIRDAEEMIDSCREHGVILQIAYPVRFAPSVERVRDMVQNGELGDILAINGTNHGQMPGGWFVQKEMSGGGAATDHIVHVMDLVRWMLNDEVKSVYAEMDTRFYDIDVEDCGIVSLEMESGTIVTIDPSWSRPKTFPMWGDVKMEMIGTKGTLSVDVFKQSVLYFNDRDGKVQQLPWAEDMDRRLIDDFLDCIKHNRAPSITGEDGLRTLEVVKAAYESHESKKVVQLTRR
- a CDS encoding NAD-dependent epimerase/dehydratase family protein, whose product is MRTVRELEKVLAEPSDSLMRDMAALDGDILILGVGGKMGPSLARLARNAIQQAEVDKEVIGVSRFSSGRLREELEADGIKTMAVDLLEEEQLKSLPEVKNVIFMAGNKFGTTGNEHFSWAMNTYLPGRVAEKFRKSRIVAFSTGNVYPLTPLALGGASEDYPPNPVGEYAQSCLGRERVLEYFSHKYGTPVVLFRLNYAIDMRYGVLLEIAKAVKEQEPIDLAMGHVNVIWQGDANEMAIRAFTCCSSPPRVLNVTGPETVSVRWLAERFGELFDVTPRFVNEEQDTALLSNASRSHQLFGYPRVSLLQMVEWTAQWVEANGLTIDKPTHFQERQGAF
- a CDS encoding dihydrodipicolinate synthase family protein, translated to MADQKTLPPSVKRALHDGVVIPAHPLALTAARTLDERRQKALTRYYIASGAGGIAIGVHTTQFEIRDKDVNLFEPVLRLAAETVEEAVLDRPFVKVAGVCGPTAQAVSEAQIAADLGYDLGLVSLGGLSDWTDRELIQHVEKVADILPVFGFYLQPSVGGRRLSYDFWRELAEMPNVMAIKIAPFNRYQTLDVVRAVCHSSRSDEIALYTGNDDNIVADLLTTYRFCVEGKVVEKRIVGGLLGHWAVWTKKAVELLEEIKTVRAKRETVPADLLTKGVEITDANAAFFDPSNDFAGCIPGIHEVLRRQGLLEGRWCLNPNEELSEGQKEEIDRVYRDYPYLNDDDWVMAHLQEWLK